AACAGGGACAATAAAatgatttgtgatatttttcacatttaaagagttattcagttggatgtggtggtgtatgcctttaATTCCTGAGACTCGAGAGGCTAATTCTGAAGAATCaatgttggaggctagcctcagcaccttaggaAAACCCTAAAaaaactctcaaaataaaaagtaaaaaggaactggaatgtagctcagtggtagagcaccacaaGACTAAATCCCCAGTGGATCGATTAATTGATTGATCTCTATctcatgcatacacacacacacacacacacacacacacacacacacacacattttttttagcAGTGTGGGCCTATCTTGTCTTTGAGGATGTCATGAAATATTGATTTACCTTATTTCACATTCTAAAGATTTTTCTCCAGTAAACTTCCTACATGTATATGAGTGAAACAGTAATAACAGAAGAGTTTACCAATTGTTTTCATGCATACAATTTCTATGCAGTATGTGTTCTTTCACATGTGTGAAGCTGACAAAATGTGGCAAAGGCTTCTCCACGTTGTTGACATTCATTGGACTTTTCTCCATTATACATTTTTCCGTGTCTGTGAAGGtcactggatctagcaaaggctttgccacactgcttacattcttagggcttctctccagtatgagtttgttgATGTGAGTGAAGGtaagaggactgagtgaaggctttgccagactgcttacattcatagggcttctctccagtatgagtgtGTTTATGCATCTGAAGGTAAGAGGCAGTAGTgtaggcttttccacattctttacattcatagggcttccctccagtgtgtgttctttcaTGGCTCTTAAGCTTATAGAATGtaacaaaggcttttccacattgtttgcattcatagggcttctcttcagtatGTGTTTTTCCATGTTTATGAAGCTGAGGGGATGTAGTAAAGGCTTTaccacactgcttacatacataggaATTCTCTCCAATATGAATTCTTTTAtgtatgtgaaggtcaccagatctagcaaaggctttgccacactgcttacattcatagggcttctctccagtatgcactcttccatgtatttgaaattcactggatctagcaaaggctttgccacactgcttacattcatagggcttctctccagtatgaatttgttcatgtgagtgaaggtgagaggactcagtgaaggctttcccacactgcttacattcatagagcttctctccagtatgagtttgttcatgtatctgaaggtaagagGCAGCAGTAAAGGCTTTTCCATATTGTacacattcatagggcttttctccggTATGCATTATTCCATGTATGCGAAAATGACTGGAtgaagcaaatgtttttccacattgttgacatgcAAAGGGTTTTTTcctagtatgtgttcttccatgaatctgaagacaACTAGATGTAGCAaatgcttttccacactgcttacattcatagggcttctctccattgtgtgtttttccatgaatctgaaggtgacTAGATCTAGCAAAGGTAATTCCAcactgtttacattcatagggcttctctccagtgtgtgttcttccatgaatctgaaaatGACTAGAGCTAGCAAAGGCTTTTCAacactgcttacatacataaggcttctctctagtatgtgtTCTTTCATGTTCATGAACTTGacgggatgtagcaaaggctttgccacactgcttacatacatagggcttctctccactatgagttctttcatgtctgtgaaggtcaccagatctagcaaaggTTTTGCCAAACTGCTTACATtaataaggcttctctccagtatgcactcttccatgtatttgaagttcactggatctagcaaaggctttgccacactgcttacattcatagagcttctctccagtatgcactaTTCTATGTATTTGAAGTTTActagatgtagcaaaggctttgccacactgcttacaatcatagggcttctctccagtatgagttcgttcatgtatctgaaggtaaaaggaagcagtaaaggcttttccacattttcacattcatagggcttttcttTGGTATGCATTCTTCCATGTATGTGAAGATGACACGatgaagcaaatgatttttaagatTGATGACATCCAAAGGGTTTCTttctagtatgtgttcttccatgattCTGAAGGTAACTAGATCTagtaaaggcttttccacactccttacattcatagggcttctctccagtgtgtgtttttccATGTCTGTTAAGGTGATGGGAcatagcaaaggcttttccacactgattgcattcataaggcttctctccagtatgtgttcttccatgtgcaCGAAGCTGAGagaatgtagcaaaggcttttccacattgtttgcatttataaggcttctctccagtatgtgtccTTCTATGTGCATGAAGCTGATGGAATGTAggaaaggcttttccacactgcttacatacatagggctttTCTCCCGTATGAGTTCTTCCATGTGTGTGAAGGTCACCAGatatagcaaaggctttgccacattgttgacattcatagggcttctctccagtgtgtgttctttcaTGGCTCTTAAGCTTAtaggatgtagcaaaggcttctCCTCATTATTtgcattcataaggcttctctccagtatgtgttcttccatgtttatgaagctgacgggatgtagcaaaggctttgccacactgcgtacatacatagggcttctctccactatgagttctttcatgtatgtgaaggtcaccagatctagcaaaggctttgccacactgcttacattcatagggcttctctccagtgtgagttctttcatgtatgtgaaggtcaccagatctagcaaaggctttgccacactgcttacatttatagggcttctctccagtgtgagttctttcatgtatgtgaaggtcacaagatctagcaaaggctttgccacactgcttacattcatagggcttctctccagtatgtgttttctgatgtattctaagtaatctgggataagcaaagtctttcccacataccttacatttaaaatgtgcattccCTCTGTGTGTGACACTGTGCTTTTGAAGACTTGTCTGTGAAATAAAGATTCGACCATCTTGTttacattcataaaatttctctccagaatgagttctttcatatcttctaaataaagaggagaaatgaaagcctttcccacatacctcacaTTGAAAAGGTTTATCTCCACTGTGTATTATCATGTGTCTTTGAAAAcctgggagagaagaagaggcttcaccacattgttgacattcatagggttgCCCCCCAGTATGAGTTTCTTCATGTCTTTGAATGTCATTGGAACAACTGATGACTTTCCCACATACTGTACTTTCATATGGTCTATCTCCAGTTTGTAACAACATTTGTGTGTCAACACTTttgagagaaaccagagatttcctATATTGTTTAAATGCACATGGCTTCTCTTCATATTCTTCACGCTTATAGTATTTGTGTCCAGAGTGAGATGCGATGTGCCtatgaaggaaagaaggacatATGAAATCTTTTGCACACAAAATGAAGTAACATGGatttaatctattaaaatttGTCTTTGTTTGGTTAAAAATTGGAATCGATTTGAAGGTTTCCCCACACTATTCTGTGGGGAAAGTTTGAAGTTTACCATAGGACttctttgaagaagaagtgaCCAGCACATAATTGATACCTAACTCAttcacagttttttgtttttttataggtCTTTAAATTTCTACCAACATCACATAAAGGCTAGATTTTCTGACTTGTTAAAGTTgcctgaaaataaagagattaaaagGAAACAATCCTTTCCAACACAGCTTCTCTATGGCTATTATTCACATAGTCATATTCACATATGCAATTTCATAGTCCTTTTTGCatgtcaaatactttgaaaagactgaatacctgttacagataagtatgtatttctgataaaaaatattataagaataaatacatttcaaattatgCATACTTCTTCGGttggtttgctttaaaaattatatgacagtTCTCAGATTCCCTCATGAATTCCTCTTGTGAGTACAGTTAccttaggttgcttccacagttttcaATCTGATCTTCAGTGGTCTTGTCTTCCCACTTGTTTCCTAAAATGAGACAACATAACAATCATTATGAATATTTAGGACCTAGAAATGCTTGGCCAAATTGTAGGTGCCATTTATGCTTCAATAATTCATCAACTGATTTCCTTTTCACCTTCTacataaatgaccaaaataaaaatgagttctcgatttgattaattttaaaaccatcattattacctatagaagccaggtttctgaggacttccagcatcacatctctgtaaaggATCTTCTGGGAAGCATCCAAAAAAGCCCACTCTTCCTTagtgaagttcacagccacatcctcaaaggtcactgagatctgaaatatcccacaaatgtatagacaactccaagacacataattatgaagatatccaacacagagaacaaggagagaatattaaaaactatgagagaaagaaggcagattacattcaggggtaaaccaattaggttaatggctgatttcTTATCATAGACGTTGAAAGCAACAAGATCCTAAAACAACGTATTTcgaacaatgaaaaataatggattccaactaaaaatactgtatccagcaaaattaagcttcagatttcacaatgaaattaaaatattccatgataaacaaaagataaaagaatttgcagccagataaccagcactgcaaggcattctgagcaaaacactacaagaagaggaattgaaaaacagcacccaaaactaacattgGGAGGTAACCCagtataaagaagaacaaaaaatataaccaaaaaggAATAACgagccatattaaaataaatacataaataagcatgTCTGGAAGTACAAACAATATATCAACAGTAACcttaaacgttaatggcttaaattcaccaataaagagacaaaggctagtaacctggaataaaaaaaacgaatccaacaatatgctgcctttagGAGACTCATATGACAGGAAAAGACAGACACAGTTTGAAagtgaaaggctgggaaaaatcatacaactCACATGGTCCTctgaagcaagcaggagtggccatactcatatcgaataaaatcaacttcaaacctaatttaatcaaaagggataaagaaggccactatatactgttaaaaggaaccatccaccaacaagacataacaattatcagtatctatgcaccaaacaatggtccTGCAACGTTCttaaaacaaactcttctcaagttcaagagtcaaatggaccacaacacaataattactagtgacttcaacacaccactctctcCTATGGACAGATCCACAAGACAAAAGCTGAATatagaaactgtagaactcaataacacaattaataacctagacttaaccgaaatatataaaatatattaaccatcatcaagtggatacacatttTTCTCAGCTCATGTGGatacacatggatccttctcaaagatagaccatatattatgccatagggcaactcttagtaaatataaatgggTGGAGATAATATAATGGACCTTATCTGATCATttagaatgaaactggaaatcaatgataatagAAGTAAGGAAAACTTCTGCAtctcctggaaaatgaacaatatgttactgaatgatcaatgggttacagaagacataaaggaggaaaacaaaaaaattcttagaaataaatgaaaatacaaacaaaacatatcggaatctatgggacacaatgaaagcagttttaagagggaaattcattgcctggaggtcattcctcaaaaaaagaaaaaaccaacaaataaatgaactcacacttcatctcaaaaccctagaaaacgaacagcaaaacaacagcaaatgtggcagaaggcaagaaataattaaaatcagaatggaaatcaacgaaattgaaacaaaaaaaaacattaaaaaaattgataaaactaaaagttggttctttgaaaaaattaataagatagaCAGACcgttagccatgctaatgaagaagagagagaactcaaaatcCCAACATATGTAATGAAaagggcaatatcacaacagatactacagaaatacagaagataattagtaattattttgaaaccctatattccaataaaatagaagatagtgaagatatcgataaatttcttaagtcatatgacttgcccagatggagtcaggaagatacacacaatttaaacagaccaatgacaaaggagaaaataaaagaagccattaaaagactaccaaccaagaaaagccctggaacagatggatatacagcagagttttacaaaaccttcaaaaaagaattaataccaatacttttcaagttatttcaagtaacagaaaaagaaggagatcttccaaattcattgtaTAAGACGAACATCACCCTGatactgaaaccagacaaagatacttcaaagaaata
The sequence above is a segment of the Ictidomys tridecemlineatus isolate mIctTri1 chromosome 16, mIctTri1.hap1, whole genome shotgun sequence genome. Coding sequences within it:
- the LOC144371470 gene encoding uncharacterized protein LOC144371470, which codes for MISVTFEDVAVNFTKEEWAFLDASQKILYRDVMLEVLRNLASIGNKWEDKTTEDQIENCGSNLRHIASHSGHKYYKREEYEEKPCAFKQYRKSLVSLKSVDTQMLLQTGDRPYESTVCGKVISCSNDIQRHEETHTGGQPYECQQCGEASSSLPGFQRHMIIHSGDKPFQCEVCGKGFHFSSLFRRYERTHSGEKFYECKQDGRIFISQTSLQKHSVTHRGNAHFKCKVCGKDFAYPRLLRIHQKTHTGEKPYECKQCGKAFARSCDLHIHERTHTGEKPYKCKQCGKAFARSGDLHIHERTHTGEKPYECKQCGKAFARSGDLHIHERTHSGEKPYVCTQCGKAFATSRQLHKHGRTHTGEKPYECK